A region of Vigna radiata var. radiata cultivar VC1973A chromosome 6, Vradiata_ver6, whole genome shotgun sequence DNA encodes the following proteins:
- the LOC106764136 gene encoding uncharacterized protein LOC106764136 isoform X1 translates to MAAKVLKETKSMTAVEMVAEAAEAAVTSVKCCCCALVEECTQAYIGRVKERYGGRWICGLCSEAVKEEREREKIMITTDEALKRHMRFCQQFRSSTPPDSTNEDFILAVKQILFRTLDSPRKDRFICRPLGRSQSCFSTMQGTQQTERE, encoded by the coding sequence ATGGCTGCAAAGGTTTTGAAAGAGACGAAGTCGATGACGGCAGTGGAGATGGTGGCGGAGGCGGCGGAGGCGGCTGTGACGTCTGTTAAGTGCTGCTGCTGCGCGTTGGTGGAGGAGTGCACGCAGGCGTACATTGGGCGCGTGAAGGAGAGGTACGGTGGGCGTTGGATTTGTGGGCTGTGTTCGGAGGCAGTGAAagaagagagggagagagagaaaatcaTGATTACAACAGACGAAGCTCTGAAACGTCACATGAGGTTCTGCCAGCAGTTCAGGTCATCAACTCCTCCCGACAGCACGAATGAGGATTTCATCCTCGCCGTCAAACAGATTCTGTTCCGAACTTTGGATTCTCCGAGGAAAGACCGTTTCATTTGTCGACCACTTGGAAGATCTCAAAGCTGCTTCTCAACCATGCAAGGAACACAGCAGACAGAGAGGGAATGA
- the LOC106764136 gene encoding uncharacterized protein LOC106764136 isoform X2, producing the protein MTAVEMVAEAAEAAVTSVKCCCCALVEECTQAYIGRVKERYGGRWICGLCSEAVKEEREREKIMITTDEALKRHMRFCQQFRSSTPPDSTNEDFILAVKQILFRTLDSPRKDRFICRPLGRSQSCFSTMQGTQQTERE; encoded by the coding sequence ATGACGGCAGTGGAGATGGTGGCGGAGGCGGCGGAGGCGGCTGTGACGTCTGTTAAGTGCTGCTGCTGCGCGTTGGTGGAGGAGTGCACGCAGGCGTACATTGGGCGCGTGAAGGAGAGGTACGGTGGGCGTTGGATTTGTGGGCTGTGTTCGGAGGCAGTGAAagaagagagggagagagagaaaatcaTGATTACAACAGACGAAGCTCTGAAACGTCACATGAGGTTCTGCCAGCAGTTCAGGTCATCAACTCCTCCCGACAGCACGAATGAGGATTTCATCCTCGCCGTCAAACAGATTCTGTTCCGAACTTTGGATTCTCCGAGGAAAGACCGTTTCATTTGTCGACCACTTGGAAGATCTCAAAGCTGCTTCTCAACCATGCAAGGAACACAGCAGACAGAGAGGGAATGA